A genomic window from Candidatus Kouleothrix ribensis includes:
- a CDS encoding undecaprenyl-diphosphate phosphatase, translating into MVALTLLACVILSLFGYAQPVVMGIVQGLGEFLPISSSAHLILVPWLFGWHGGVIDSLTFDVALHIGTLVALVIYFWKDWLMLLGALPGLVGWAGAKLRRDASRRRTQAEHILSSVLIATIPGAVIGVLLEKLAEQTLRAPLLIAATLTIMGVLLYGVDRSQPQIKPLETISWRDSLLIGLAQACALIPGVSRSGATMTMGRLLTFDRSAAARYSFLLSAPITGAAVLLKLPDILRVPRDEIGVFVIGVLVSGVVGALAIGFLLSYIRRAGFAVFALYRVVLALVVVLVYFLR; encoded by the coding sequence ATGGTAGCTCTAACGCTGCTGGCCTGTGTGATCTTGTCGCTATTCGGGTATGCACAGCCGGTTGTGATGGGGATTGTGCAGGGGTTGGGTGAATTCTTGCCGATCTCGTCGTCGGCGCACCTCATCCTGGTGCCCTGGCTGTTCGGCTGGCACGGCGGCGTGATCGACTCGCTGACGTTCGATGTGGCCCTGCATATTGGCACACTGGTCGCGCTGGTGATCTACTTCTGGAAAGACTGGCTGATGCTGCTGGGTGCGTTGCCCGGCCTGGTTGGCTGGGCCGGCGCAAAACTACGCCGCGATGCGAGCCGCCGGCGTACGCAGGCCGAGCATATCCTGAGCTCGGTGCTGATCGCCACTATTCCGGGGGCCGTGATTGGCGTGCTGCTCGAGAAGCTGGCCGAGCAGACGCTGCGCGCACCGCTGTTGATCGCCGCGACACTCACGATCATGGGCGTGCTGCTCTACGGCGTTGATCGCAGCCAGCCGCAGATCAAGCCGCTCGAAACGATCTCGTGGCGCGACTCGCTGCTGATCGGCTTGGCGCAGGCCTGCGCGCTGATCCCAGGCGTGTCGCGCTCGGGCGCCACCATGACCATGGGGCGCCTGCTCACGTTCGACCGCTCGGCGGCGGCACGCTATTCGTTCTTGCTCAGCGCGCCGATCACCGGGGCCGCCGTGCTGCTGAAGCTGCCCGACATCCTGCGGGTGCCGCGCGACGAGATTGGCGTCTTCGTGATTGGCGTGCTGGTGTCGGGCGTGGTCGGCGCGCTGGCGATTGGCTTCCTGCTTAGCTATATCCGCCGCGCCGGGTTTGCGGTGTTTGCACTCTACCGCGTTGTGCTGGCGCTGGTGGTAGTGCTGGTGTATTTCCTACGCTAG